A region of Diadema setosum chromosome 15, eeDiaSeto1, whole genome shotgun sequence DNA encodes the following proteins:
- the LOC140238896 gene encoding eukaryotic translation initiation factor 5A-1-like, translating to MAEEQDFGSGESGASSTYPQQCSALRKNGHVVIKGRPCKIVEMSTSKTGKHGHAKVHLVGIDIFTGKKYEDICPSTHNMNVPNVSRKDLQLTNIDDGYLSLMDDSGVVREDIKLPDNDLGKEITSRYEKEDQILCTVLTAMGEESVVGIKNMTS from the exons ATGGCTGAAGAGCAAGATTTCGGTAGTGGTGAGTCGGGCGCCTCCTCAACTTACCCACAGCAATGTTCTGCACTCCGCAAGAATGGCCACGTCGTCATCAAGGGTCGTCCATGCAAGATCGTAGAAATGTCAACTTCCAAGACTGGCAAGCACGGCCACGCTAAG GTTCATCTTGTAGGCATTGATATATTCACTGGCAAAAAGTATGAGGACATTTGTCCATCCACCCACAACATGAACGTGCCTAACGTTTCGAGGAAAGATCTACAG CTTACCAACATCGATGATGGTTACCTCAGTTTAATGGACGATTCCGGTGTGGTGAGAGAAGACATCAAACTGCCAGACAACGACCTGGGCAAGGAGATCACGTCCCGCTACGAGAAGGAAGACCAGATTTTG TGCACTGTGCTTACCGCCATGGGTGAAgagagtgttgttggtatcaaAAACATGACATCTTAA